In Trifolium pratense cultivar HEN17-A07 linkage group LG7, ARS_RC_1.1, whole genome shotgun sequence, a genomic segment contains:
- the LOC123894270 gene encoding uncharacterized protein LOC123894270: MAATTTSSTCTSFFNFRSSSSNPSDQSFRVRDSSSQTSSASNCSGKLDGVAMWFINGVTMAFFASLNRCSCIRIATEEDGEDANDLPLVFNDGNLRHDGVAGTTSRRRTGKGKKNGK; encoded by the coding sequence ATGGCAGCCACTACTACCTCTTCCACCTGCACAAGTTTCTTCAATTTccgatcatcatcatcaaatccTTCTGATCAGTCCTTCAGAGTCCGTGACTCATCAAGTCAAACCTCTTCTGCAAGTAATTGCAGTGGAAAACTTGATGGGGTGGCTATGTGGTTCATTAATGGTGTTACAATGGCTTTTTTTGCTTCTTTAAATCGTTGCTCTTGTATCCGCATCGCTACTGAAGAAGATGGTGAAGATGCCAACGATTTACCGTTGGTGTTTAACGATGGTAATCTCCGCCATGATGGTGTCGCCGGCACCACCAGCAGGAGAAGGACTGGTAAAGGGAAGAAAAATGGTAagtga